AGCAAGACTGGGACAACTGATAGAAGAGGCGTTATCAGGTGTAAAATAAGCGCTTTTTTGTGCATGTCCAGACACCTTTTTTTGCAGCATCGTGCATCCAGCAAAATCGGCGGATGGCCAGGCGCGTTCGCAACCTGGCCCATGCAATGCCGTTTTAAAGCAACTCAATCGTTCCTTTTTGTCCATCAACCCGAACGCACTGGCCATTTTTTAACCTGCTCATTACCCGACGAATCCCCATGACGGCAGGAAGGCCGAGTTCCCTGGCGGTCACTGCACCATGCGAAAGGGGCCTACCACTTTCAGTGATAACGCCGCTGGCGCGATAAAACAGCGCCGTCCACGCCGGGTTGGTGGTGCGGGCAACGAGAATCGCCCCCTGAGGGAAAAGGGGAAGATCAGGAGCATGGATGACCGGATCTTTCCAGCCTTCCAGTAAGCCATCAATTGGGAGGTGGTCATCATCTTTTGTCAGCACTAATTTAACATAATATACATTATACGCACCAATGGCAAGGATGGCAGAATCTGGCGGGAATCGTTGACACTTGCCGTCAACTGGCTACTATCGACAATGATTCAAAATCATCCGTTTCTCCAAACGAATCAGAATCAAATGTCTGTCAGCAGTAAGTGAACGGCCTGACCTCACCAATCAGGCCTGTTCATCCAGTTGCAGTTGGTAAATCTGTACCTGATACACGAGAATCAAAC
The sequence above is drawn from the Enterobacteriaceae bacterium ESL0689 genome and encodes:
- a CDS encoding PEP-utilizing enzyme, producing the protein MLTKDDDHLPIDGLLEGWKDPVIHAPDLPLFPQGAILVARTTNPAWTALFYRASGVITESGRPLSHGAVTARELGLPAVMGIRRVMSRLKNGQCVRVDGQKGTIELL